The DNA window ATGGATCGGCAGGACTCGGAGACCCAATTAATTCTTCAGTGAAATCCCGGAAATCCATTGAACTGGCCATCCGCTCGCGTTGATCGCCAAGCGGGCCGTTCTCCTGGGAGAGGACGAGCTGACCGATCGTGACGACGAGTGTCGTCCCAGTCACGATGACCGTGATCATCGTCGAGAACATCGTGTCGATCATGTCGCCGGACTCGATTTGCCGTGAAAACGGTGGATAGAGGACAGCGACGGCGATCACGAATACGACAAATACGGCACTGGTCAGGACGAGGGAAACGAGAAGGCGGTTCGCGCGCAGCAGCACCCAGAGTTTTATCCGACTCTCGCCCGAGCGCTCACGCATCGTGTTGGCCGTGCTGATGTCGGTCTCATCAGTCATACTGACTCACTCGATTGGGCAGGTCGCTTGAAAACGAGGTACTTGGTGCCGCCTCCCTCATAGTCGATCGTCTCCATAAACTCCCAGCCCTCTGCACCGAGTTGATTCAACTCTGCTTTCGGATCCTCTGATTCTTTTTTGGTCTCACCGCGCGGCGGGCGAAGCGTCTCGTACTCCCAGTGGGTCGCTTCTGATTCGGACATCACTACTAGTAGGTACTGCAGCCCTCTATACCCCGCTCCACCCCCGGATGGAGGGAACATTTCCTGATCGAGAAGACGGGCTGCTTGGACGCTTAGCAATGCAACGCTCAAGCACTCGGGCACCGAAGAGGACAAGTAATGACTGACACTCCCTCACGCCACCGCGTCGTTGCGACGATAGCCCTGCTTGGGCTGGTTGTTGGGAGCGGCTGTCTGACGCTCAGCCCCACAGTCACGATAGAGACGACCGAGTCGACAGTGTTCGAGCAACTCTCGGTGACCGAGCCCTGGGCCAGCAAGAGTGTCGAGACGACGGTGACGTTGACGCCGGCAGCAACCACGACGAATGGCGTCACGCAACTCGTCGTGATCGCCGAAAGCGGGAGTACGTTCGACTCGACGACGATAGATAGTGGGCAGACGAGTGTAACAATGTATCTCCCTACGAATCAGAACGCAACGATCGTCGCAGTGAATGCGGTTAACGGGACAGTCGTGGAAAGACGGACGGTCGCTACCGATGGGAACAAATTCTTCTAGACTCGGACGTCGGGAGTGCGCTCTGACGATATGACGACGGCTAGACCAGCCAGTGGGCCGTCAAAGTAAGCGCTCACAACGGCTCCCTCGATGGGACGGACCGACTGAGGAAGCCTTCAAACGAGCCACGTGGCATTCCACGGGTCTCTGAAGAACGCACTCGGAGAGGTCGCTGTCGAAACCGGATAGTCAAGTAAAATCCAGAAACATATTTATGTAGTCCGGTTCTATAATTACATAGATGATTACGAAGGCCGGACTTGCTGTCATTGACGCACTCAGCACCGGCCGAGAAGCAACTCCGGAAGTGCTCGCGATGGAAACCGGATATTCACAGACCCATCTCTACGACGTACTCGATGAGTTGCTCGCAGCAGGGCTCCTCGTCGAGACTCGTGGTCGGAAAAACCAGCGGCGAGTCCATCTCGCTGACCATCCGGTCACTGAAGCGTATCGAGCGCTGCGATCGGAACTCGGCCATGTGGACTGGGTTGACCTTCTCTCGCCAGCCACCCTTCGGGTGTGCTGGTATCTCGACGAACCGCGTCGCGTCACGAATATAGCAGAACAGCTCGGAATGAGCCGGCAAGGCGTCCATAACGCGTTGTCGCCACTCAAACATCGAGCAATGCTGTCCCCGTCCGGCCCCGAGTACGCGGTGAGTGAGGACCTCGCGCCGCTGCTGGCGTTCGCTCAGGCCGTCGCGACCCACGAGCACCGGTCGCGAGCCCGGGAGATCGCGCCGAGTGCGACGGTCGAGTGGTGCGACCCGAAACGAACACTCGTCCGCGTGCAGACCACCGAGGATACAGACGCGCTCATAGACGCACCTGATTGGCAGGTGACCGGGCTCGGTCGATTCGAGGAGTACGGGCTGCAGTTCTTCCTTGCAGGTGAGCCTGCGTTCTGGTATGCACCCAACGAGGAACTCACGCCGGGCGAAGTGATGTGTCACACGCTCGTCCTCGATAGCGGCTCCCGCCGGGTTAGCTATGCGATGCTGTTGATCGAGGCGTTGGACATCGACCAAGAGACGCTCACAGACACTGCAATGTGGTACGATCTGGAATTCACGGTCGCTGCGATGTACCAGGGGCTGCAGGGAGAGGTCAAGGACTCGGACGAGATCCCTGTCGTCCTTCCAAGTGAATCAGAATTTTTGGCGCTCAAAGACCAGTACGGTGTAGTATGACGGTATTCAAGGGTGGTGAGGCGATCAAAGAGTTCCTCGAGGAGTTCGATAGCTGGCTGTCAGAGTCCGTGACAGTGTATCTCCTCGGTGGATCTGCGATGACGGTTCAGGGGTTGAAAGACCAGACTGAGGATATCGATCTCGCGCTGGGTGTGGTGGCCGAATTCGAGCACGTCTACAGATAAAGCAGGGCGAGTGCCTCGGGGCTTGTCACCGAGGTACTTCATCGGACTGGATCCTCCGTCCTGTTTTTTGAACCCCCGAAAGGGGTACGGGTCATCAGCCCTCCCGCAAACCATCGATGAACACGATCGCACCACCAACACCCTCGGAAGGAGTACAGTCAGCACAGCCCGCTCAAAACTACCGAGAGCCGGTCGCATACGTCGGCTTTCGTGTTGACGACAACACCGTCGTCCTAAACCTCTCGGATCATCGGCGGGTCTCCCTCGAGCGCAGCCTCCAACTCGTCAACCACAGTCCGCGTATCCAACCGAAGGTACTTACGTGATACAGACGTATCACAGCATATGAGCACTGACAGCGACGCCGGTGGCGGTGAAATGGAAAAGATCAACGTCCGGGTACCACAGTCGCTGCTGGCAAAGGTCGACGAAGTTTGGGAGGAGCGGGGGTATGCAAACAAATCCGAGTTCATCCGCGACGCACTTCGGGATGCCGTCAACCCGCCAACGCAGCTATCCGAGGAAGCGCTAGAGCATCTGGCTGAGAGCCGCAAGCAGCGCGAACAGGGCGAGGTGGTGTCGCAGGCCGAAGTGAAGGACCGGCTGGGTATCGATGACTGAGGTTGAGTGGACACCGAAAGCACTCGATTTGTTGGAAGGACTCGACACCGAAGCCCAAGAGCGGCTAGTGAAGAAACTCGACGAGGCAAAAGACTGGACCTCCCACCGCCTCGAAAAGCTCAGTGGGTATCCATACTACAACCTTCGCGCTGGCGACTACCGAGCGATCATCACATGGGGCCGAGAAGAGGATGTCCTCATCGTCGAGGCAGTCGGGCATCGGCGGAATATATACGACCGTCACCTCCCACCGTAACCCATTCTGCCTACGGGGATGCTTCGGTCGATGATGGACTCGCTGTGAACTACTCCGCCCTACTGCGCTCGGGCCTACCCGGTCCTCGCTTGTTGAGGACGGAACTTCCTGTTTCTGTGTCGGAACTTGCAGGAACAGACCCCACAGCGGTTCCAGACTCCGCAGGCGACTTCCCTTTACGGGCGGTTCGGAGTGTCCCACTCCTACCGGTTCGACACTCAGCCACAACCGCCGTTGCACGCTTCTTGTCGCGTTTGAACAACGCCGGAAGCGTAGTGAGCATCTTACTACCCCCTTCAACCGTATGGGTAGTAAGGATGCTGCTGGGAGTGAAAATAAAACGTGCGGGCGCTGTATCCCCTCCCTGCTCGCTTCGCTCGCTGAGGAAGGGGGCTTAGCGCCCTCAATCACAGCTAAAATCCAAGTACGGTTCCGAGTCGGTAGTGTTCATTGCCCCCGAGAGGGGGCGGGGGTGCTCGAACGCGCATCTCACGAACAGACCGATGAGTGGAATGACCGACTCACATCCGCACGTACAGAGAGACGCCTCAGATGACGTCGACGTCGTCTATCTTGGCTACCGTCGTCGAGGCCGCGCCATCGTCGAGAAACGCCCCAGCCAAGAACAGCTCACGCCAGAGCGGAGTCTCGGGGTGATGAACCACAGCCCCTCCGGATTCAGCTGGGGATACGCCGGCAGTGGTCCAGCCCAACTCGTACTCGCCCTTCTGCTCGATTACACCGACGATGAGGAGGTGGCACTGGCCGGAGTACATGTCCTTCAAGACCGAAGTCGTGAGCCAGCTGGAGTGCACAGGGTCCGACGGCTGCTGGCGAGTCACCGAACGTGAGATCGACACTGTCCTTCGCGAAACATCGGATAATCCAGTCGCACCGTCCGTCAACTAACAACCAGAGAGCAATCCATGTCAGAACACAACCCGCAGTCTCACACGAAAACTGAATCGATGGAGAACAGTGATCGACAGGCACCAGTGGAGTACATCGAACGGAGCGACGTTGGTGTCTCCCTCACCGTGAAGCTCAAGCGTGGAACCGGAACGAGGGATGAGGACCAGATCACGGCCAAGGTGAAAGCGAAAACGCTCGAAGACACCCGTGAGGACATGGAAATCCTCCGCGAGTACATCCACGACCTCGCCGAAGACGCTCGCCAGATCCAGCCAGCAGACCCGCATAAATAGTAATTTATTTGAGTGTTACACAGATTTGTGCAATCATAGGATGTACGAAGTATGCGGTGAGAAGGAACTCAAGGTCATCCTCGCGCTCGAACCGAGTGATTCCATATCCGACGTCGCGCGGAAGATCGACGAGAACCGGGAGACGCTTCGGCGCGCCGTGAATCGTCTCGAGGAGGCGGGATACGTCGTATACAATGATGGTCTCCAGCTTGTCGATCAGTCAATCCGAGACGCCGGTCTCGAGTTCCTAATCGCAGCAGCCGACACCTCACCACCATCGATTTCGGAGGCGTACGTCCTCCCACAGTTCGCCGGCATGGACTACGCCTTCACCGCCATCGACGCGGTCTATGTCTGGACTCGCGGTGGCTACCAGGTCGCTCGCGACCCCGAGGACTATCCGCTGTTCATCGCAATCCACGAGACCGATCTTGACGCCTGGACGGCGTTCTTCGATCGGTTCGGAATCCCGGCTGCGAAAGAGCGCCAGCCAGCCGACGACCTCGATGGTTCGATACAGGTGGTCCTCAAGCCACGAGCACAGATCGAGGCCGAGATGGTCGACGGACGGTCCGTCATCTCCCTCAAAGAAACCGTAGCGTTCGCAAACGAGCACTACGCGCACTTCCAGTCAGCACTCGACATGCTCGACCGTATGTACGACGAGGTCGATACTGACGCGAACTACCGCCCGTATTGACGAAGATTCCGTTTAAACCATCCACAGATGTTTAAGTCATCGCAGTGCAATTGTGTAGACATGGCTGTGGATCTCACTGAACGGGTGCAAGAAATCGCCGAAGCGCGAGGCATCCCCAAGTCGGAGATCCTCGAACAGGCGTTGGAACGCGGCGTCGAAGACCTCTGGATAGACCTCATCCTCTCACAGTACGTGAACGACGAGATCGATCGAGAAACGGCGATCGAACTCGTTGGACGTGACCGCGTCAAGCGTGCGGAACGCGAACTGCAGGCAGTCGAAGACGATGTTCGGTGGGGACTAAGTGCGTGATTGTTGCGGTCGCTGATACAGGCCCACTCATCCATCTCGACGAAATTGATGCCCTTGACTTGCTCTCGGTAGTCGATAAGCTCCTCATCCCGCAAACTGTATACGACGAACTCAAGGTAGGTACAGTTCCGGCGGCACTCAGTACCATTAGTACGAACTCGTCGAGGCAGAGGTAACTGAACGCACCGATGATTTAGACCCCGGCGAGACTGCCGCTCTTGCAGTCGCGTCTAAGCACTCGGCTGTACTTTTGACTGACGACCTCGCTGCAAGAGACGCCGCTGAGGATGTCAATGTCGAGGTGCATGGCTCAATCGGTGTCATTGTTCTCGCATACACTCGTGGGGAACTCACCAAATCGAAAGCAGCTGAGCTGATGCGGGCACTCCAGACAGAGACAAGCCTGTTCATTACTGACGCCGTGGTTGAACGGGGAATCGCACTGCTCGATGAACCATTCGAGTAATTATGCGGCTATTCTCGCCTCTCAGTTGAATATCTACAACGAGTAGAAGCGGTGGAAACTAATCAAGGAAGGAGCTCGTAATTAGAGCAGTTTATCGTCGCCTCCAGAGAGCGAAGGCGAACAGAAGCGAGTGACTCGTCAGACCTATCCATCGAATCAGGTAGTCTCACACCGGAACAGCGTCTCGAACCGCCAAACACTCGATTCATCAACACTGGTATCGCGACGATTCACGACATGGAGACGCTGCGGGCGTGCGTCGCCTACGAGAACGCGAATCAGCAGCGTGTCCAGATCCTCCGCCGGCTTGAACAGCGGGCCAGCAAAATCCGATCACGGGACGACTGACGGGACATTCGGGATGTCTATCACAGTCTTAGTAGTAAAGGATCGAATGGTTGACCCGCCGTATTAGGGACCAGGATATTATAGTTTGGACTATTATAGTCTGGTTCCTAACTTCGGAGCACATATGTCCCTCCCACAACGACTGGAGGTATGGACCAGTTCGTCAATCGTATCGATGAACTCGATCGGTTGCAGACCCTCTATGAGAGTGACGCTGCAGAACTCGCAATCATCTATGGGCGCCGGCAGATTGGCAAGAGCGAACTCGTCCGCCAATCGATTGCCGACCGAGACGATGCCGTGTACTATCAAGCAGTCCAAGGAACAGCGACGACACAGCTCAGGCGATTCGTCGAGGCAGCAGCGACGACCTATCCAGACATCACGGCCGTCAAAGAGGAATGGGAACCGCTCTTAACGTACCTCACCGACAGAGACGCCATCATCGTCATCGACGAATTCCCGTACCTTATCGAATCAAACGAGGGGCTTCCGTCGGTCATTCAACACCTGTGGGATACAGCTGTCGACGAGAGCCAGGCAACGCTCGTACTCACAGGCTCTGCAATCGGCATGATTCATACCCACGTCCTCAATGGCGGTGCGCCACTCTACGGTCGGGTGTCCCAGACACCGAATGGCCGCCTCGAACTCACCCAGCTGCCGTTTCGCTCCATCCAAGAGTTCGTGCCGACGTACGATCCCGAAGAACGGGTGTTCGTCTATGGCATCTTCGGCGGCACACCCCGATATCTCAGCCCTCTCGATCCATCACAGAGCCTCGGAGAGAACATCACGCGGCTGCTGTGCGATCCGGATGGCCCACTCCATGACGAGCCTGAAACCGTCCTCCAGATGGAACTCAACGAAGTGAACACGTATTTTTCGGTTCTGGAGTCGATGGCCAGCGGGAACCGCAGTCGAAACGAGATCGCTCAGGGAGCCGGCATTGAGAGCACCAACACGTCATACTACTTCGACCGGCTGGAAACGCTCCAGATCATCGAGAAACACCATCCGGCACTCGCCGACCCGGCGCGCAGCAAGCGGACTCGGTACCAGATTCGAGATCCCGTATTCCGGTTTTACTTCCGGTATCTCTACGGCCGCGGGGGGCAGTACGAACTCTACGGCGAGAACGCCTACGCTGATCTCATCGAACCAGAATTGCCCGACTTCGTCAGCGAAACGTTCGAATCGCTCTGTCACCAGGCGGTGTCGGCGCTCTATGCAGACTACCAGCTCACACAGGTACCAAGCCAGTGGTGGTACAAGGGCCGGGAGATAGATGTTGTCGCACCAACTGACAAGTCAACGCTGATCGCTGGCGAAGCGAAATTCACCAACACCCCCCTCGGCTATGGCGTGCTCGCGGACCTCGAAGACGACGTGGAGTACATCGATTGGACGCCCACCGGAGGTGGTGAGCCGACGTATGAATTCGCCTTGTTCAGCCGCTCTGGGTTCAAACGCTCCGTCGAGGAAGCTGCAGACGAGCGTGATGACCTCCGTCTCTTCGATCTGTCCGATATCGTTGCCGTTCTCGAGAGTAGAGCCAACCATTAACGCCGGAGAGTAACAGCTGGGGATGGTTTTTTGACCCCCGGGAAGGGTGCGGGGGGTTCGACTGAAGCTCACGCAGTAATCCATGCGACCAAGCAACGTAGCACCAGCGTCGTCAGACGCTGAGACGATAGGG is part of the Natronosalvus caseinilyticus genome and encodes:
- a CDS encoding DUF4177 domain-containing protein; translated protein: MSESEATHWEYETLRPPRGETKKESEDPKAELNQLGAEGWEFMETIDYEGGGTKYLVFKRPAQSSESV
- a CDS encoding MarR family transcriptional regulator → MITKAGLAVIDALSTGREATPEVLAMETGYSQTHLYDVLDELLAAGLLVETRGRKNQRRVHLADHPVTEAYRALRSELGHVDWVDLLSPATLRVCWYLDEPRRVTNIAEQLGMSRQGVHNALSPLKHRAMLSPSGPEYAVSEDLAPLLAFAQAVATHEHRSRAREIAPSATVEWCDPKRTLVRVQTTEDTDALIDAPDWQVTGLGRFEEYGLQFFLAGEPAFWYAPNEELTPGEVMCHTLVLDSGSRRVSYAMLLIEALDIDQETLTDTAMWYDLEFTVAAMYQGLQGEVKDSDEIPVVLPSESEFLALKDQYGVV
- a CDS encoding ribbon-helix-helix domain-containing protein, with protein sequence MSTDSDAGGGEMEKINVRVPQSLLAKVDEVWEERGYANKSEFIRDALRDAVNPPTQLSEEALEHLAESRKQREQGEVVSQAEVKDRLGIDD
- a CDS encoding type II toxin-antitoxin system RelE family toxin, which translates into the protein MTEVEWTPKALDLLEGLDTEAQERLVKKLDEAKDWTSHRLEKLSGYPYYNLRAGDYRAIITWGREEDVLIVEAVGHRRNIYDRHLPP
- a CDS encoding DUF7389 domain-containing protein codes for the protein MSEHNPQSHTKTESMENSDRQAPVEYIERSDVGVSLTVKLKRGTGTRDEDQITAKVKAKTLEDTREDMEILREYIHDLAEDARQIQPADPHK
- a CDS encoding winged helix-turn-helix domain-containing protein, coding for MYEVCGEKELKVILALEPSDSISDVARKIDENRETLRRAVNRLEEAGYVVYNDGLQLVDQSIRDAGLEFLIAAADTSPPSISEAYVLPQFAGMDYAFTAIDAVYVWTRGGYQVARDPEDYPLFIAIHETDLDAWTAFFDRFGIPAAKERQPADDLDGSIQVVLKPRAQIEAEMVDGRSVISLKETVAFANEHYAHFQSALDMLDRMYDEVDTDANYRPY
- a CDS encoding ribbon-helix-helix protein, CopG family encodes the protein MAVDLTERVQEIAEARGIPKSEILEQALERGVEDLWIDLILSQYVNDEIDRETAIELVGRDRVKRAERELQAVEDDVRWGLSA
- a CDS encoding ATP-binding protein — its product is MDQFVNRIDELDRLQTLYESDAAELAIIYGRRQIGKSELVRQSIADRDDAVYYQAVQGTATTQLRRFVEAAATTYPDITAVKEEWEPLLTYLTDRDAIIVIDEFPYLIESNEGLPSVIQHLWDTAVDESQATLVLTGSAIGMIHTHVLNGGAPLYGRVSQTPNGRLELTQLPFRSIQEFVPTYDPEERVFVYGIFGGTPRYLSPLDPSQSLGENITRLLCDPDGPLHDEPETVLQMELNEVNTYFSVLESMASGNRSRNEIAQGAGIESTNTSYYFDRLETLQIIEKHHPALADPARSKRTRYQIRDPVFRFYFRYLYGRGGQYELYGENAYADLIEPELPDFVSETFESLCHQAVSALYADYQLTQVPSQWWYKGREIDVVAPTDKSTLIAGEAKFTNTPLGYGVLADLEDDVEYIDWTPTGGGEPTYEFALFSRSGFKRSVEEAADERDDLRLFDLSDIVAVLESRANH